AGGGCGGCGATGGCGGGCCGGTCGCTCTCCAGCAGCGGGCCGAGGACCCTGCGGCTGTAGGCGGCGCGCACGTCGGCCGGCACGCCGGTGAGCAGGGCGTCGAGGGTGGTGAGGGAACCGGCGTCGATGAAGCGGGAGGCGCCGGGCGCGGTGCTGCGGGCCGAGGTGAGGGCGTAGCGGGCCTGAGCCAGCGCGCCGCCCAGGCCCTCGGGTCGCGCCGCGGGCACCCCGATGCCGCCGTGCAGCACGACGCCGGGCGCACACTCGGCGACCAGCGGCCACACCTGGTGCGCCCAGCCGTCTGCCCAGTCGTCCGCCACGCCGCTGGAGAGCACCGCGAAGGCGCACCCGTCCGGCAACCGCCCCACGACGGCCGCCGCGACAGGAGTCCCCTCACCCCCGTCCGCGTCACCGTCCCGCTCCGCCCCGGCAGCGCCGCCCGTCTCCACCAGATGCCCGGCCACTTCGGCCAACGCCCCCTCGGCGAGCGGTACTTCGCCCACCCCGGGCTGCGGCGCCTCCGGCGGTCGTACCGTCGCGTCCACGACGAGCACCTGGTACGGCCCCGTCTCCGGCAGCCCGCACCGGCGCAGTGCCGCCTCCACGGCCGCATCCTCCCGCTCGCCCGGAGCGGCCAGCAGCGCACCGAGCCCGTCCGCCGCGCGCGACCCGGCCGACGGACGCCGCGCACCGGCTTCCTGACAGCGCGCCAGTACGGCGGCGACCTCCTGCAGCATGCGCGGCGGGGCACCGTCGGGATCGGGCAGGTACAGCAGCCAGCGCTCATAGGCGGACACACCGCCGGCGTCGACGGAAGCGGTCACCCCGGACTCTTCCGCGACGAGGGCGACCGCCTCCCGCGCCGGCACGGCCGCCGCGCCCGAAGTGGCCGCGACCGTCCGCCCGGACGGGGTGAAGACGTACGCGGCGGTCCCGCCGAGGTGGGCGAAGGCCGCGGCGAGTACGGCGTCCGGCCCGGCCTCCTGAGCGAGCAGCCGGCTCAGCCGTACGCGCGTGTTCTCCGGCAGCGCGTGATGCCGGCTCAGCCCGCCCCACTGGCGCAGATACACGGTGTCCGTGATGGACCGGAACATGATGTGCGCCGGCACCCCGGCCACCGGCACCCGGTGCCGTACGCACGCCTCGACCAGGTCGTCCGGCACGTTCCCGTGGGTCTCCTCGCCCGCGAGCAGCGCGGCCGCTCCCGCGTCCTTGAGCGCCGAGACGAACCGCTCCGCCTTGCCGGAGCCGCCGTCGGGCGACCACCACACGAGTCCGCTGAGCACCACCTCGCCGGGCCGCACGAACCGGGCCGGGTCCTCCAGGTCCGTGACGGTCACGCCGCTGATTTCACGCCTCAGCAGCGTGTCCTCCGCCCACAGCAGGCGCAGGCCGAGGGAAGTGTCCCCCAGGAGGTGTTCGACGTGCATGTGCTGGCTCCTCGTACGGCCGCCGGGCGGCGAGCAGACCGCCCAGCATCTCGCATTCGCAAGCCGAGTGCGAGATAAAGCATCGTAAATGCAAGGCTTCGGGAGCGGAATGCCTCTTGGTGGATCCTCCAGCGGGAACTGCCGCGGGGTCGGAGTTTCCGTGCTCCGCGCCAGTCGTCCGGGCCGGTTCCCCGTTGGTTCACTTTCGGCCATGGACCTGAACACGGTGGTCGAGATACGAGACGCCCGGCGGCCCGCGCCGTGGCGGCCGGGCGACGCCTGGCTCGGCGGCGGAACATACCTGTTCTCCGAGCCCCAGCCGCACCTGCGGCGCCTGGTGGACCTGAGCCGGATGGACTGGACACCCGTGCAGCGCCACCCGGACGGCTCGCTGGAGCTCGCCGCCACCTGCACCATCGCCGAACTCTCGCGCCACTCAAGGGACTTGATCGCCCCCGCGGCTCCCCTCTTCGAGCAGTGCTGCCGGGCGTTCCTCGCCTCGTTCAAGATCTGGAACATGGCCACGGTCGGCGGGAACCTGTGCAACGGCCTGCCGGCCGGTCCGATGATCTCCCTCACGGCCGCTCTCGACGGAGAGTGTCTGCTCATCGCCCAGGACGGGGCCCGGCGCCGGGTCCGGGTCGCCGACTTCGTCATCGGAGCGGGCCGCAAGGACCTCGCCGCGGGCGAGCTGCTGCGCTCCGTCACCCTCCCCGCCCGCGCCCTGGCCTGCCGTACGGCCTTCCGGCAAGCCTCGCTGTACGGCCTGGGCCGCTCGGCCGCCCTCGTCATCGGCACGATCGACCCGGTCGACCACTCGGTCACGATCACCGTCACCGCCGCCACGGTCCGCCCCGTGCGGCTGTGGTTCCCGCTGGCCCCGACGGCCGGGGCGCTGCGGGAGGCGATCGACGGGGCGGTCGCGGACGGCGAGTGGTTCGACGACATCCACGGACTGCCCGAGTGGCGGCGGCATATGACGTTCCGGCTGGCGGAGGAGATCCGCCGCGAGCTGGCTGAGGAGGAGCGGCGATGAAGGTGGACGTCAACGGCCGGACCTTCGAGGAGGAACCCCGGCCCGGCCAGTGCCTGCGTACGTATCTGCGCGAACGCGGCTGGTTCGGCGTGAAGAAGGGCTGCGACCAGGGCGACTGCGGCGCCTGCACGGTTCATGTCGACGGCAGGCCCGTGCACAGCTGCCTGTACCCGGCCTTCCGGGCCGACGGCCACCGTGTCACCACGGTCGAGGGCCTGGCCTCCCCGGACGGCGAACTCCACCCCGTCCAGCAGAAGTTCCTCGACGCCCAGGGCTTCCAGTGCGGCTTCTGCACCGCCGGCTTCCTGATGACCACGTCCGCCCTCGACGAGGACAAACTGGCCGACCTGCCACGGGCGTTCAAGGGCAACCTGTGCCGCTGCACCGGCTACCGGGCCATCGAGGACGCCGTACGCGGGGTGAAGAACGTGGAGGCGCCCGCGCCCGGTGAGTCCGTCGGCCGCAGCCTGCCCGCCCCGGCCGGACCCCAGGTCGTCACCGGCACCGCCCGCTACACCTTCGACATCGACGTGCCCGGCCTGCTCCACATGAAGCTGCTGCGCTCCCCGCACGCCCACGCCCGCATCCTCGCGATCGACACCACCGCCGCGCTGCGCGTCCCGGGCGTCCAAGCGGTGTTCACCCACCACGACGCCCCGGAACGGCACTTCTCGACCGCCCGCCACGAGCACCCCGAGGAGGACCCGGACGACACCCGCGTTCTCGACGACACGGTCCGGTACGTGGGCCAGCGCGTGGCGGCCGTCGTCGCCGACAGCGAGGCGGCCGCCGAGGAGGGCTGCCGGCGGATCGAGGTGACGTACGAGGAACTGCCCGCCGTACTCGACCCCGAGGAGGCCATGCGGCCGGGGGCTCCCGTGGTCCACGACAAGGATGCCCAGGCGGCCCGGATCTCCCGCCCGCAGGACAACGTCGTCGGCGAGGCGCACGGCGAGATCGGCGATGTCGCAGCGGGCTTCGCCGAGGCGGACGTCGTCTACGAGGAGACCTTCCGCACCCAGCGGGTCCAGCACGCCAGCCTGGAGACGCACGGCGCGGTCGCCTGGATCGACGAGGACGGCCGGCTCACCGTCCGCACGAGCTCCCAGACCCCGTTCCTCACCCGCCGCGCGCTGTGCGCCCTGTACAACCTGCCCGAGGAGCAGGTGCGGGTGGTGGTGGGCCGGGTCGGCGGCGGGTTCGGTGGCAAGCAGGAGATGCTGGTCGAGGACATCGTGGCCCTGGCCGTACTGAAGCTGCGCAAGCCGGTGAAGCTGGAGTACACGCGCGCGGAGCAGTTCTACGGCGCGACCACCCGGCACCCCTTCACGATCCGGGTGAAGGCGGGCGCCCGCCGCGACGGCGCGCTCACCGCCCTCCAGCTCCGCGTCGTCGCCAACACCGGTGCATACGGCAACCACGGTCCGGCCGTGATGTTCCACAGCGTCGGCGAGTCCATGGCGGTCTACCGCGCCGCGCACAAACAGGTCGACGCCTACTCGGTGTACACGCACACCGTCCCGGCGGGCGCCTTCCGGGGCTACGGCCTCGGCCAGGTGCTGTTCGCGGTGGAGTCCGCGCTGGACGAGCTGGCCCGGC
The genomic region above belongs to Streptomyces sp. CG1 and contains:
- a CDS encoding xanthine dehydrogenase family protein subunit M, whose translation is MDLNTVVEIRDARRPAPWRPGDAWLGGGTYLFSEPQPHLRRLVDLSRMDWTPVQRHPDGSLELAATCTIAELSRHSRDLIAPAAPLFEQCCRAFLASFKIWNMATVGGNLCNGLPAGPMISLTAALDGECLLIAQDGARRRVRVADFVIGAGRKDLAAGELLRSVTLPARALACRTAFRQASLYGLGRSAALVIGTIDPVDHSVTITVTAATVRPVRLWFPLAPTAGALREAIDGAVADGEWFDDIHGLPEWRRHMTFRLAEEIRRELAEEERR
- a CDS encoding molybdopterin-dependent oxidoreductase; this translates as MKVDVNGRTFEEEPRPGQCLRTYLRERGWFGVKKGCDQGDCGACTVHVDGRPVHSCLYPAFRADGHRVTTVEGLASPDGELHPVQQKFLDAQGFQCGFCTAGFLMTTSALDEDKLADLPRAFKGNLCRCTGYRAIEDAVRGVKNVEAPAPGESVGRSLPAPAGPQVVTGTARYTFDIDVPGLLHMKLLRSPHAHARILAIDTTAALRVPGVQAVFTHHDAPERHFSTARHEHPEEDPDDTRVLDDTVRYVGQRVAAVVADSEAAAEEGCRRIEVTYEELPAVLDPEEAMRPGAPVVHDKDAQAARISRPQDNVVGEAHGEIGDVAAGFAEADVVYEETFRTQRVQHASLETHGAVAWIDEDGRLTVRTSSQTPFLTRRALCALYNLPEEQVRVVVGRVGGGFGGKQEMLVEDIVALAVLKLRKPVKLEYTRAEQFYGATTRHPFTIRVKAGARRDGALTALQLRVVANTGAYGNHGPAVMFHSVGESMAVYRAAHKQVDAYSVYTHTVPAGAFRGYGLGQVLFAVESALDELARRLDLDPLEFKARNIIGPDEPMLTPGGHEEDLHIASYGLDQCLSVVRRAQSQPGEPAPDGWLLGEGAALAMIATGPPGGHIADAKATLLSDGTFDLAVGTAEFGNGTTTVHKQIAAGELATTVDRIAIRQSDTDVVRHDTGAFASTGTVVAGKATLRAARTLADQLLDFAAAHLGVPRADCRLTEEAVLHPGGRLLLKEVYAAARAVGLELAADGHFGGTPRSVAFNAHWFRVAVDPGTGEIRILRSVHAADAGKVMNPMQCRGQVEGGVAQALGATLFERVLLDERGAVDTAAFRRYRLPQYADVPRTEVHFMETADAIGPLGAKSMSESPFNPVAPALANALRDATGVRFTEVPLLRDRVWRELARHSGSRRPPGSP
- a CDS encoding helix-turn-helix domain-containing protein is translated as MHVEHLLGDTSLGLRLLWAEDTLLRREISGVTVTDLEDPARFVRPGEVVLSGLVWWSPDGGSGKAERFVSALKDAGAAALLAGEETHGNVPDDLVEACVRHRVPVAGVPAHIMFRSITDTVYLRQWGGLSRHHALPENTRVRLSRLLAQEAGPDAVLAAAFAHLGGTAAYVFTPSGRTVAATSGAAAVPAREAVALVAEESGVTASVDAGGVSAYERWLLYLPDPDGAPPRMLQEVAAVLARCQEAGARRPSAGSRAADGLGALLAAPGEREDAAVEAALRRCGLPETGPYQVLVVDATVRPPEAPQPGVGEVPLAEGALAEVAGHLVETGGAAGAERDGDADGGEGTPVAAAVVGRLPDGCAFAVLSSGVADDWADGWAHQVWPLVAECAPGVVLHGGIGVPAARPEGLGGALAQARYALTSARSTAPGASRFIDAGSLTTLDALLTGVPADVRAAYSRRVLGPLLESDRPAIAALLSTLETFLACDGSWARTAQALHLHVNTVHYRAERIERLTGRDLSRLSDRLDLWAALMCR